A genomic region of Clostridia bacterium contains the following coding sequences:
- a CDS encoding YhcN/YlaJ family sporulation lipoprotein gives MVNKKKIIYVFLLIFLISAFMTGCMNARRPAPDTTPRTPDTTERTRYYYDDTTPRRPDTNYYDRDITDDRINDRVDDDNVYDANTKAKRIASQITKLKDVEKASVVLSGNTCIVGVELDSKLRDRMTETVKERIETKCKNADPAIKRVVVSADPDIFDRLKSMASDIEKGKPLSGFTEEIDEIIDRIKPQTR, from the coding sequence TTGGTAAACAAGAAAAAAATAATATATGTTTTTTTATTGATTTTTTTGATATCTGCGTTTATGACTGGTTGTATGAACGCTAGAAGACCTGCTCCGGACACTACACCGCGAACGCCTGATACCACTGAAAGAACCAGATATTATTATGATGACACAACACCTCGGCGTCCTGATACCAACTATTATGATAGAGACATAACCGATGATAGGATAAACGATAGAGTAGATGATGATAATGTTTATGATGCAAACACAAAAGCAAAGCGTATAGCAAGTCAGATTACCAAATTGAAGGATGTGGAAAAGGCAAGTGTTGTACTATCAGGAAATACTTGTATTGTGGGTGTGGAGTTGGATTCAAAATTAAGAGACAGAATGACTGAAACGGTTAAGGAACGAATCGAGACAAAATGCAAAAATGCGGATCCTGCAATAAAAAGAGTAGTTGTTTCGGCGGATCCAGATATATTTGACAGGTTGAAGAGTATGGCTTCTGACATAGAGAAGGGCAAACCATTAAGTGGTTTTACCGAAGAAATAGATGAAATAATAGACAGAATAAAGCCTCAAACAAGATAA